In a single window of the Papaver somniferum cultivar HN1 chromosome 8, ASM357369v1, whole genome shotgun sequence genome:
- the LOC113304410 gene encoding cytochrome P450 87A3-like, protein MLSVSLCIGTLILICITHWVYRWRNPKCNGKLPPGSMGIPLLGESLQFFAPNTSSDVPPFIKKRMKRFGPVFKTSLVGRSVIVSTDPEINYFIFQQEGKLFQSWYPDTFTEIFGKQNVGSLHGFMYKYLKNMVLNLFGPESLKQKLLPQVAQAARSNLSSWANQDRVEVKEATANMIFDLTAKKLISYQYDPTKSSENLRENFVAFIQGLISFPLDIPGTAYHKCLQGRKKAMKMLKDLLQERRTAPKISHVDFFDYVLEELDKEGTVLTEAIALDLMFVLLFASFETTSLAITLAIKLLTENPAVLAELTEEHEEIIRNRENKDSELTWQEYKSMTFTAKVINETVRLANIVPAIFRKSLKDIQIKGYTIPAGWAVMVCPTAVHLNPDKYKDPLEFNPRRWDGVESNGASKHFMAFGGGMRFCVGTDFTKVQMAVFLHCLVTKYRWTAIRGGNIVRTPGLAFPNGLHIKISEKDN, encoded by the exons ATGTTATCAGTAAGTTTATGCATTGGTACCTTAATTCTTATCTGCATTACTCACTGGGTCTACAGATGGAGAAATCCCAAATGCAATGGAAAACTTCCTCCTGGTTCAATGGGTATCCCACTTCTTGGCGAAAGTCTTCAGTTCTTTGCACCAAATACTTCATCTGATGTTCCTCCTTTCATCAAGAAAAGAATGAAAAg ATTTGGCCCAGTTTTTAAAACTAGCTTGGTTGGGCGATCAGTCATCGTATCAACAGACCCAGAAATAAATTACTTTATTTtccaacaagaaggaaaattattCCAGAGTTGGTATCCTGATACTTTTACGGAGATATTTGGGAAACAGAATGTAGGATCCTTACACGGGTTCATGTACAAGTACCTGAAGAATATGGTTCTGAATCTCTTTGGTCCTGAAAGTCTAAAACAAAAGCTCCTCCCTCAGGTGGCACAGGCGGCAAGAAGCAATTTGTCTTCATGGGCTAATCAGGATAGAGTAGAAGTGAAAGAAGCCACTGCAAAC ATGATATTTGATCTAACTGCAAAGAAGCTCATCAGTTACCAATATGATCCGACCAAGTCCTCAGAAAATCTAAGAGAAAACTTTGTCGCATTTATACAGGGATTGATTTCTTTCCCTCTAGACATTCCTGGCACCGCATACCACAAATGTTTACAG GGTCGGAAAAAAGCAATGAAAATGTTGAAAGATTTGCTACAAGAGAGACGAACAGCACCAAAAATTAGTCATGTGGACTTCTTTGATTATGTCCTTGAAGAACTAGATAAAGAAGGAACAGTACTAACTGAAGCAATTGCGCTGGACTTAATGTTTGTCCTTCTCTTTGCAAGCTTTGAGACTACTTCCTTAGCGATAACATTAGCCATTAAGTTACTAACGGAGAACCCTGCAGTGCTGGCAGAATTAACA gaagaacacgaagaaattATCCGGAACAGAGAAAATAAGGATTCAGAACTGACATGGCAGGAAtacaaatcaatgactttcaCAGCTAAG GTAATCAATGAAACAGTGAGACTGGCGAACATTGTCCCTGCAATTTTCAGAAAATCATTAAAAGATATCCAAATTAAAG GATACACAATACCAGCAGGCTGGGCTGTTATGGTCTGCCCTACAGCAGTGCATTTGAATCCTGACAAGTACAAAGATCCCCTTGAGTTCAATCCACGGAGATGGGAT GGAGTGGAATCGAATGGAGCATCAAAACATTTcatggcttttggtggtggtaTGAGATTTTGTGTCGGAACAGACTTCACCAAAGTTCAAATGGCTGTCTTTCTTCATTGCTTGGTTACAAAATACAG GTGGACAGCAATCAGAGGGGGGAATATTGTTCGGACCCCTGGTTTAGCATTTCCAAATGGTTTGCACATTAAGATTTCAGAGAAGGATAACTGA